In one Corallococcus sp. EGB genomic region, the following are encoded:
- a CDS encoding RNA polymerase sigma factor has product MPSDEALYEALSGGDLKAFDALYARYERHLFGFTRKHLMDAHAAEDVLHETFMVVIRDRAGGHAAQSFRAWLFQVARHL; this is encoded by the coding sequence ATGCCATCGGACGAGGCGCTGTACGAAGCCCTATCGGGCGGTGACTTGAAGGCCTTCGATGCGCTCTACGCGCGTTACGAACGGCATCTCTTCGGGTTCACCCGCAAGCACCTGATGGATGCCCATGCGGCGGAGGACGTCCTGCATGAGACGTTCATGGTGGTCATCCGGGACCGGGCCGGAGGCCATGCCGCCCAAAGCTTTCGCGCGTGGCTCTTCCAGGTCGCGCGCCACCTCTAG
- a CDS encoding spore germination protein GerW family protein yields MDIIDLIDRTRDSISARCVFGHPIQQGDVTVIPVARVRGGGGGGGGEGSGHEGTSREGTGHGEGTGFGLSARPSGVFVIRGDRVSWLPVVEPTRIILGLQALAGIGLLAYTLTRRRGR; encoded by the coding sequence ATGGACATCATCGACCTCATCGACCGGACGCGCGACAGCATCTCCGCGCGCTGCGTCTTCGGACACCCCATCCAGCAGGGGGATGTCACCGTGATTCCCGTCGCGCGCGTAAGGGGCGGTGGAGGCGGCGGTGGCGGCGAGGGCTCGGGACATGAGGGCACCTCGAGAGAGGGCACGGGACATGGCGAGGGGACGGGCTTTGGACTGAGCGCGCGCCCGTCCGGCGTCTTCGTCATCCGCGGCGACCGGGTGTCATGGTTGCCTGTCGTTGAGCCCACACGCATCATCCTCGGCCTGCAGGCGCTGGCTGGCATCGGCCTGCTCGCCTATACGCTCACGCGGCGGAGGGGCCGATGA
- a CDS encoding sensor histidine kinase, whose product MSAPNEPPASPPFWLPLLAGLPITLCMVVMALPGLGEGHAAAYRALCLVAYLVWCLPLTALQRALWRRRTPGWASALALLALTYAMSLVNNALGVLLTWVAGWGLSPTFRWTNLFGGLDGCWLALIAFCAIHAVVAYYAELKHEQGRREAALFLARDAELRALRYQLHPHFLFNTLNAISTLVAEGRGREACHMVSKLGEFLRATLDGADSHEVALADELALTETYLEIARVRLGERLALKWSVGPEVLDALVPYLLLQPLVENAIRHGIALRSRPGRLDIQLMRQGDRLPRLVLVCLLAVPFPALAAPPDVPAHSRQIEAVIEEFRTAIIHKDKERFLKLFLHESPTRQSVQGDEGLARIRQKVRMPPRSGGPPGTITSRSSTGLSQARSSKRRSSPMSASTRMATSPRSPSTTASMSTDG is encoded by the coding sequence ATGAGCGCACCGAACGAGCCGCCGGCCAGTCCGCCGTTCTGGCTTCCCCTCCTCGCGGGCCTTCCCATCACCCTCTGCATGGTGGTGATGGCGCTCCCCGGCCTGGGCGAGGGGCACGCCGCGGCGTATCGGGCGCTCTGCCTCGTGGCGTATCTCGTATGGTGCCTCCCGCTGACCGCCCTCCAGCGTGCACTCTGGCGCCGTCGCACGCCCGGGTGGGCTTCAGCGCTCGCGCTGCTCGCGCTCACCTACGCCATGTCGCTGGTGAACAACGCGCTCGGCGTGTTGCTGACGTGGGTGGCTGGCTGGGGCCTCTCGCCCACCTTCCGGTGGACGAACCTCTTCGGCGGGCTCGATGGCTGCTGGCTCGCGCTCATCGCCTTCTGCGCCATCCATGCCGTGGTGGCGTACTACGCCGAGCTGAAGCACGAGCAGGGACGGCGTGAGGCGGCCCTCTTCCTGGCGCGGGACGCCGAGCTGCGGGCGCTGCGATATCAGCTCCATCCCCACTTCCTGTTCAACACCCTCAATGCCATCTCGACCCTGGTTGCGGAGGGGCGCGGCCGTGAGGCCTGCCACATGGTTTCGAAGCTCGGTGAGTTCCTCCGGGCGACGCTGGATGGCGCGGACAGCCACGAGGTGGCGCTGGCCGACGAGCTCGCGCTGACGGAGACCTACCTGGAGATCGCGAGGGTGCGCCTGGGAGAGCGGCTCGCGCTCAAGTGGAGCGTCGGACCGGAGGTCCTGGATGCGCTGGTGCCGTACCTCCTGCTTCAGCCCCTGGTCGAGAACGCGATCCGCCACGGCATCGCGCTTCGGAGCCGGCCCGGGAGGTTGGACATCCAGCTCATGCGGCAAGGAGACCGCCTACCTCGACTCGTGCTCGTCTGTCTGTTGGCCGTCCCCTTCCCCGCTCTTGCGGCTCCCCCAGATGTGCCGGCCCACTCACGGCAGATCGAGGCGGTGATTGAAGAGTTCCGCACCGCCATCATCCACAAGGACAAGGAGCGCTTCCTGAAGCTGTTCCTGCATGAGAGCCCCACCCGGCAATCCGTGCAGGGGGACGAGGGCCTCGCGCGCATCCGCCAGAAGGTCCGGATGCCACCAAGGTCCGGGGGGCCTCCAGGGACAATCACCTCGCGTTCATCGACTGGATTGTCTCAGGCAAGGAGCAGCAAGAGGAGAAGTTCTCCCATGTCCGCATCGACACGGATGGCGACATCGCCTCGGTCGCCTTCGACTACAGCTTCCATGTCGACGGACGGATGA
- a CDS encoding 50S ribosomal protein L11 methyltransferase, which translates to MDRSRRPAAAHFEFPPGAAFTWHSESDEPAPTRLSPVDDGLSADTALKRVRRGEFLRYTGDFHNAKQLLGALGRRLERPWQARSPLEAFRAERRARQQEHATLSRIVVALDRGYRLELSRAPDVAEACRQVWGEPTEDFTVVPLRQLLGMLGAAEWRRKGLEVPGLKGLLHPHYGVYLPTRTDYVELLAAVPDVKGKRVFDVGTGTGVLSFLLLQRGAASAQATDCDSRAVACARENAERLGLSQRFQVTEADLFPEGKADLVVCNPPWIPEPPKNRVDRAVFDEDSQFLRRFLEGLPAALTSAGAGLLILSDLAVLLGLRPSGWLEEQFERCGLTVAWRKSTPARHSKAKDKADPLHAARSREVTTLYGLVPAAR; encoded by the coding sequence ATGGACCGTTCCCGCCGCCCCGCCGCCGCGCATTTCGAGTTTCCGCCTGGCGCCGCGTTCACCTGGCACTCGGAGAGTGACGAGCCCGCCCCCACGCGCCTGTCGCCCGTGGACGACGGACTCAGTGCGGACACCGCGCTCAAGCGCGTCCGCCGGGGCGAGTTCCTGCGCTACACTGGAGACTTCCACAACGCGAAGCAGTTGCTGGGTGCGCTGGGCCGGCGGCTCGAACGGCCGTGGCAGGCCCGCTCACCCCTCGAGGCCTTCCGAGCCGAACGCCGCGCTCGGCAGCAGGAGCATGCGACGCTGTCGCGCATCGTCGTCGCGCTGGACCGCGGCTACCGCCTGGAGCTCTCGCGTGCGCCGGACGTCGCGGAGGCGTGCCGGCAGGTCTGGGGTGAACCGACCGAGGATTTCACCGTCGTGCCGCTCAGGCAGTTGCTCGGGATGCTCGGGGCCGCGGAGTGGCGTCGCAAGGGATTGGAGGTCCCGGGCCTGAAGGGGCTGCTCCACCCGCACTATGGCGTCTACCTCCCCACGCGCACGGACTACGTGGAGCTGCTGGCGGCGGTGCCGGACGTGAAGGGCAAGCGCGTCTTCGACGTGGGCACCGGCACCGGCGTGCTGTCCTTCCTCCTCCTGCAGCGCGGAGCGGCGTCCGCGCAGGCCACCGACTGCGACTCCCGCGCGGTGGCGTGCGCACGGGAGAACGCGGAGCGGCTCGGCCTCTCACAGCGCTTCCAGGTGACGGAGGCAGACCTGTTCCCGGAAGGAAAGGCGGACCTCGTCGTCTGCAACCCGCCGTGGATCCCCGAGCCGCCCAAGAACCGGGTGGACCGCGCGGTGTTCGATGAAGACAGCCAGTTCCTGCGGCGCTTCCTCGAGGGGCTCCCCGCCGCCCTCACGTCCGCAGGAGCGGGATTGCTCATCCTGTCGGACCTCGCGGTGCTGCTGGGCCTGCGTCCATCCGGGTGGCTCGAGGAGCAGTTCGAGCGCTGCGGCCTGACGGTGGCATGGCGGAAGTCCACCCCGGCGCGGCACTCCAAGGCGAAGGACAAAGCAGACCCCTTGCACGCCGCACGCTCCCGAGAGGTCACCACGCTCTACGGCCTCGTCCCCGCCGCGAGATAG
- a CDS encoding DUF1501 domain-containing protein gives MPNTSRRTLLKWALGAGQLALLERAGLLGSSTAHAADVDVPSRLVVLYIPGGYRPAYYFTPMEDADIPLCVPTPSNFSGEPVFFQASQLVNLAPPNGSYKPLRTWQSWNPADPAARGSYSPLMYGYTHFALAEQLSVLHGIDQGTNDHSSAFISSMCGVAGADYRAPAVHSVIANHLYEKHRESRPLPFVVVTGERGTPVGMGLPSHASPLRVPSIEALKPMLSAKPSDNPWWTGLDARAEAPELDARGQPTGGTLKTTTVERFSLTRAQQLLRRSTAKVDNYLEGLHGSLSSVSRVLATDVVSVLEKTKGIEMMTSNRPAYLSSYLSNQSFTYTFGLANFHLTGLDPRMDMALRLLKADLCTSVHVSLQQDFDTHSGLGHGYSCAHGRGMMDNVARFLGELKAAPAPGKPGKTLLDDTLVLVMSEFGRSWASRSSDGSYYLADDHHPYTSICFAGGNVAGNRQVGSYTPRGLGVPVDIIEENGQASKRVPRSADAVTTALRILGMQTHEFFIPGGYGEVVGLRKA, from the coding sequence ATGCCGAACACCTCTCGTCGCACCCTGCTCAAGTGGGCCCTTGGCGCGGGACAGCTCGCGCTCCTCGAGCGCGCGGGGCTCCTCGGTTCGAGCACCGCGCACGCCGCGGACGTCGACGTCCCCTCGCGCCTCGTGGTGCTCTACATCCCGGGCGGCTACCGGCCCGCGTACTACTTCACCCCGATGGAGGACGCGGACATTCCGCTCTGCGTCCCCACGCCCTCCAACTTCAGCGGCGAGCCCGTCTTCTTCCAGGCGAGCCAGCTGGTGAACCTCGCGCCGCCGAACGGCTCCTACAAGCCGCTGCGGACGTGGCAGTCGTGGAACCCCGCCGACCCGGCCGCGCGCGGCAGCTACAGCCCGCTCATGTACGGCTACACGCACTTCGCGCTGGCGGAGCAGCTCAGCGTGCTGCACGGCATCGACCAGGGCACCAACGACCACTCGAGCGCGTTCATCTCCTCGATGTGCGGTGTCGCTGGCGCGGACTACCGGGCGCCCGCCGTGCACTCGGTCATCGCGAACCACCTGTACGAGAAGCACCGCGAGAGCCGGCCGCTGCCCTTCGTCGTCGTCACCGGAGAGCGCGGCACTCCGGTGGGCATGGGGCTGCCCTCCCATGCCTCGCCCCTGCGAGTGCCGTCCATCGAGGCGCTCAAGCCGATGCTCTCGGCGAAGCCCTCGGACAACCCGTGGTGGACGGGGCTCGACGCGCGCGCCGAGGCGCCCGAGCTGGACGCGCGTGGGCAGCCCACCGGGGGCACCCTGAAGACGACGACCGTCGAGCGCTTCTCGCTGACGCGCGCCCAGCAGCTCCTGCGCCGCTCGACGGCGAAGGTGGACAACTACCTGGAGGGGCTGCACGGCTCGCTGTCGTCGGTGTCGCGCGTGCTCGCGACGGACGTCGTGTCCGTGCTGGAGAAGACCAAGGGCATCGAGATGATGACCTCGAACCGCCCCGCGTACCTGTCAAGCTACCTGTCCAACCAGTCATTCACGTACACCTTCGGCCTCGCGAACTTCCACCTCACGGGGCTCGACCCGCGCATGGACATGGCGCTGCGCCTGCTCAAGGCGGACCTCTGCACCTCGGTGCACGTCTCGCTGCAGCAGGACTTCGACACACACAGCGGCCTGGGCCATGGCTACAGCTGCGCGCACGGCCGCGGGATGATGGACAACGTCGCGCGCTTCCTCGGCGAGCTCAAGGCCGCGCCCGCGCCCGGCAAGCCCGGCAAGACGCTGCTCGATGACACGCTCGTGCTGGTGATGAGCGAGTTCGGCCGGAGCTGGGCCTCGCGGAGCAGCGACGGCAGCTACTACCTGGCGGACGATCACCACCCCTACACGTCCATCTGCTTCGCGGGCGGAAACGTGGCGGGGAACCGGCAGGTGGGCTCGTACACCCCGCGCGGGCTCGGTGTCCCGGTGGACATCATCGAGGAGAACGGCCAGGCCTCGAAGCGCGTGCCCCGGTCCGCGGACGCGGTGACGACCGCACTGCGCATCCTGGGCATGCAGACGCACGAGTTCTTCATCCCCGGCGGCTACGGCGAGGTCGTGGGGCTCCGCAAGGCGTAG
- a CDS encoding polymer-forming cytoskeletal protein, protein MATKKSPIPKAKSFNAGTLTADSVRSLLKQFARGTFAKSSTPRVAKRFIQERVASEHAGGDILYYKGRLVLDALMTRKHPWIGLLIVEGDLVVKGRYEDSLDPESVVIVTGSLRAGDIITEGFLEVHGDLVAERSILFLGNDACTEVFGDVRAPFVYTQYHAVNVHGGVKARLVTGDAKQHIRARQKHTFIEETDRRVRDLLSPKLLKRFADEMFEDEDGDEADPDAPWIDAIDAETLADFVRRGKPALAEKAPAARKSRRAS, encoded by the coding sequence ATGGCCACGAAGAAGAGCCCGATTCCGAAGGCGAAGAGTTTCAATGCGGGAACGCTCACCGCCGACTCCGTGCGGTCCCTGCTGAAGCAGTTCGCGCGCGGCACGTTCGCGAAGTCCAGCACGCCACGCGTCGCGAAGCGATTCATCCAGGAGCGCGTCGCCAGCGAGCACGCCGGAGGAGACATCCTCTACTACAAGGGACGCCTCGTCCTCGACGCGCTCATGACCCGCAAGCACCCGTGGATCGGCCTGCTCATCGTCGAGGGCGATCTGGTGGTGAAGGGCCGTTACGAGGACTCGCTCGACCCGGAGTCCGTGGTCATCGTCACGGGCTCCCTGCGCGCCGGTGACATCATCACCGAGGGGTTCCTCGAAGTGCACGGCGACCTCGTCGCCGAGCGGTCCATCCTCTTCCTCGGCAACGATGCCTGCACCGAGGTGTTCGGCGATGTTCGCGCCCCCTTCGTCTACACGCAGTACCACGCCGTCAACGTACACGGCGGCGTGAAGGCCCGGCTCGTGACCGGAGACGCGAAGCAGCACATCCGCGCCCGCCAGAAGCACACCTTCATCGAGGAGACCGACCGCCGCGTCCGCGACCTCCTCTCGCCGAAGCTGCTCAAGCGCTTCGCGGATGAGATGTTCGAGGACGAGGACGGCGATGAAGCCGATCCCGATGCGCCGTGGATCGACGCCATCGACGCGGAGACGCTCGCCGACTTCGTCCGGCGCGGCAAACCCGCGCTCGCGGAGAAGGCCCCCGCGGCACGCAAGTCTCGCCGCGCCTCGTAA
- a CDS encoding ester cyclase, which produces MEGTYTQPMPLPDGSSIAPTGKSFKLIMNTVGHWKDGVMTEEYLFWDNPSYMQQLGLAP; this is translated from the coding sequence ATGGAGGGCACCTACACCCAGCCCATGCCGCTGCCGGACGGCTCCTCCATCGCCCCCACCGGCAAGTCTTTCAAGCTGATCATGAACACCGTCGGCCACTGGAAGGACGGTGTCATGACCGAGGAGTACCTCTTCTGGGATAACCCGTCGTACATGCAGCAGCTCGGCCTGGCCCCTTGA
- a CDS encoding NAD(P)/FAD-dependent oxidoreductase encodes METPGRRFGSAVVIGSSMAGLLSARVLADHFEKVTLVERDIRGEGPAARKGVPQGPHIHVLLDTGRRILDKYFPDLFEQLQVQGAELIDSSGDLAWHHFGVWKLRRTSGIPGLLCTRPLLEWNVLRRVKARPNVAVREGCSIEGLISDEKGTGRITGVRVKTPQGEESWEADLVVDASGRGSRMPQWLEAIGYARPEEEQVIVDLSYTTCLHEPPPHFQKEWKALFLYPSPPKAWRAGFISHVEGGRWLVTLNGYFGEHAPTEYAGFLEYARSLTRPDLYNYLKEATPIGPISQHKVKDCRWRHYEKLPRFPEGLVILGDAACAFNPLYGQGMSVAGLGAELLDTCLREHAERGELSGLAQRFRERLPEVIRLPWLLGTGMDLLYPQAVGKRPFGLGLLHWYILRLMERTSTDAHVHRQFYRILHLHAGLEAVLQPSVALPVLGHGVMSLLRPLERLANTETRPPPLTPPRPSPVPVQKPTG; translated from the coding sequence TTGGAAACCCCTGGACGCAGATTCGGAAGCGCCGTGGTCATCGGCAGCAGCATGGCGGGGCTCCTGAGCGCGCGGGTGCTCGCGGACCACTTCGAGAAGGTGACGCTGGTGGAGCGGGATATCCGGGGGGAGGGGCCCGCCGCGCGCAAAGGTGTTCCGCAAGGGCCGCACATCCACGTGCTGTTGGACACGGGCCGGCGCATCCTCGACAAGTACTTCCCGGACCTGTTCGAGCAACTCCAGGTCCAGGGCGCCGAGCTCATCGACTCGAGTGGAGACCTCGCCTGGCACCACTTCGGGGTGTGGAAGCTGCGCCGCACCAGCGGCATCCCCGGGCTGCTGTGCACCCGGCCCCTGCTCGAGTGGAACGTCCTGCGCCGGGTGAAGGCGCGGCCCAACGTCGCGGTGCGCGAGGGCTGCTCCATCGAAGGGCTCATCTCCGACGAGAAGGGCACGGGGCGCATCACGGGCGTCCGGGTCAAGACACCCCAGGGCGAGGAGTCGTGGGAGGCGGACCTCGTCGTGGATGCCAGTGGCCGGGGCTCGCGGATGCCTCAGTGGTTGGAAGCCATTGGCTACGCGCGCCCGGAGGAAGAGCAGGTCATCGTGGACCTTTCCTACACGACGTGCCTGCACGAGCCGCCGCCCCACTTCCAGAAGGAATGGAAGGCGCTCTTCCTCTATCCAAGTCCTCCCAAGGCCTGGCGCGCGGGTTTCATCTCACACGTCGAGGGAGGCCGGTGGCTCGTCACCCTCAATGGCTACTTCGGGGAGCACGCGCCCACCGAGTACGCGGGGTTCCTCGAGTACGCGCGCTCACTGACGCGCCCGGACCTGTACAACTATCTGAAAGAGGCCACGCCGATAGGGCCCATCTCTCAGCACAAGGTGAAGGACTGCCGGTGGCGGCACTACGAGAAGCTGCCCCGCTTTCCCGAGGGGCTGGTCATCCTGGGAGACGCCGCGTGTGCCTTCAACCCCCTCTACGGGCAAGGCATGTCGGTGGCGGGGCTTGGCGCCGAGCTGCTGGACACCTGCCTTCGCGAGCACGCCGAACGCGGCGAGCTCTCGGGCCTGGCGCAGCGCTTCCGTGAGCGGCTGCCTGAAGTCATCCGGCTCCCGTGGCTGTTGGGCACGGGCATGGACCTGCTGTATCCGCAGGCCGTCGGGAAGCGGCCCTTCGGGCTGGGCTTGCTGCACTGGTACATCCTGCGGCTGATGGAGCGCACGTCGACCGACGCACACGTCCATCGCCAGTTCTACCGGATACTGCACCTGCACGCGGGGCTGGAGGCGGTTCTCCAGCCCTCCGTGGCATTGCCCGTGTTGGGCCATGGCGTCATGTCGCTCCTCCGCCCCCTCGAGCGGCTGGCGAATACCGAGACACGGCCTCCCCCTCTCACGCCCCCGCGTCCAAGCCCTGTCCCGGTCCAGAAGCCCACGGGGTAG
- a CDS encoding alpha/beta hydrolase — MAEIDLSKPIVYRVEGMNHTATRRNEVYRVDGDEKLLMDLQLPPNLPSGARVPAIFFVHGGPLPREGVPPKQWGIFQSYSALAAASGFVGVAFNHRLHAPEDYPRSESDIAAAVEYVRSHADRLNVDPSRIALWYFSGGGPQLSWVLRERPTSVRCVLAFYALLDLRALVPPGAPPVFLEQAAAYSPAALVGTRAKGLPLFVARAGQDSPMVNQSIDAFMREAAAADVQIDFADHPEGRHTFDVLDDVERSREIIAQAMAFVRAHLS, encoded by the coding sequence ATGGCTGAGATCGACTTGAGCAAGCCCATCGTCTACCGCGTCGAAGGGATGAACCACACGGCAACGCGGCGCAACGAAGTCTACCGCGTGGACGGAGACGAGAAGCTGCTGATGGACCTGCAGCTGCCGCCCAACCTCCCATCCGGAGCCCGGGTGCCGGCCATCTTCTTCGTCCACGGCGGCCCCCTCCCGCGAGAGGGCGTGCCACCCAAGCAGTGGGGCATCTTCCAGTCCTACTCGGCGCTCGCGGCAGCGTCCGGGTTCGTGGGAGTGGCCTTCAATCATCGCCTGCACGCGCCGGAGGACTACCCTCGCTCCGAGAGCGACATCGCCGCGGCGGTGGAGTACGTCCGGAGCCACGCGGACAGGCTGAACGTGGACCCGTCCCGGATCGCGCTCTGGTATTTCTCAGGCGGAGGTCCGCAGCTCTCGTGGGTCCTCCGCGAACGCCCGACCTCCGTGCGCTGCGTGCTTGCGTTCTATGCGCTCCTCGACCTCCGGGCCCTCGTGCCTCCGGGGGCGCCGCCCGTCTTTCTGGAGCAGGCTGCCGCCTACTCGCCCGCCGCGCTCGTAGGGACACGGGCCAAGGGGCTGCCCCTCTTCGTCGCCAGGGCCGGCCAGGATTCGCCAATGGTGAACCAGTCGATTGACGCCTTCATGCGCGAAGCGGCCGCTGCCGACGTTCAGATTGACTTCGCCGACCACCCGGAAGGCCGTCACACCTTCGACGTCCTGGACGACGTCGAGCGCTCCCGCGAAATCATCGCTCAGGCGATGGCCTTCGTAAGGGCGCATCTCTCATAG
- the greB gene encoding transcription elongation factor GreB encodes MSQDVSEPPDTLEDEEAGEQAPFRRYLTRAGAERMHRELLQLLNEARPKVTAEVSAAAAQGDRSENAEYIYGKKRLREIDRRIRFLQKRLDTATIVTPSEQSDRSKVYFGATVTLEDEDGSRSTYQIVGSDEIDASGGRISVESPMGRALLRKSPGDTVEVRRPRGEIELTLVDIRYD; translated from the coding sequence ATGTCCCAGGACGTTTCCGAGCCTCCCGACACCCTCGAGGACGAAGAGGCAGGCGAACAGGCCCCGTTCCGCCGCTACCTCACCCGCGCGGGCGCCGAGCGCATGCACCGCGAGCTGCTCCAGCTCCTCAACGAGGCCCGCCCCAAGGTCACCGCCGAGGTCTCCGCCGCCGCCGCCCAGGGCGACCGTTCAGAAAACGCCGAATACATCTACGGCAAGAAGCGCCTGAGGGAGATCGACCGGCGCATCCGCTTCCTCCAGAAGCGCCTGGACACCGCCACCATCGTGACCCCCTCGGAACAGAGCGATCGCTCGAAAGTCTACTTCGGCGCCACCGTCACCCTGGAGGACGAGGACGGAAGCCGCAGCACGTACCAGATTGTCGGGTCGGACGAGATCGACGCCTCTGGAGGCCGCATCAGCGTCGAGTCACCCATGGGCCGCGCACTGCTGCGCAAAAGCCCGGGCGACACCGTCGAGGTGCGGCGCCCCCGGGGTGAGATTGAACTCACCCTGGTGGACATCCGCTACGACTAG
- a CDS encoding deacetylase yields the protein MPRTPELSPHARRTYARLSSLELAASATESLSLDDLGLDSGGDRVSLAFGTYSREGLEYALRAYGFTQRLEERVGPVELRLSCQDPFQPRLTLQSRRYHSPVVDLSLRRSQGSEVGFTHSAAEAPLLYVDSLLLQHPGRPFDWNRPPLPGQLHPGLSLSRDILELLHLMARRIGAKGVALMPATFSAACVYERRFSFVDGAAQGRFSALRRAGRGWPRWLLAWAVELGCMRDAQGQPALFTPTPMISPLSRRLARRLDARGWHEARRIQAKQALSLDEEALQARFPWARMPPGPPPERMVELLGYDPLAPASPFQDAAEAAPAPLRTAATS from the coding sequence ATGCCCCGGACGCCAGAGCTCAGCCCCCATGCTCGCCGCACCTATGCGCGCCTGAGCAGCCTGGAACTGGCCGCGTCCGCCACCGAGTCCCTGTCCCTCGACGACCTGGGCCTGGACTCCGGCGGCGACCGCGTGAGCCTGGCGTTCGGCACCTACAGCCGCGAGGGCCTGGAGTACGCCCTCCGAGCCTACGGCTTCACCCAGCGGCTGGAGGAGCGCGTGGGCCCCGTCGAGCTGCGCCTGTCCTGCCAGGATCCGTTCCAGCCGCGCCTCACCCTCCAGAGCCGCCGCTACCACTCGCCCGTCGTGGACCTGTCCCTGCGCCGGTCCCAGGGCTCGGAGGTGGGCTTCACCCACTCGGCCGCGGAGGCCCCGCTGCTCTACGTGGACAGCCTCCTCCTGCAACACCCCGGGCGCCCCTTCGACTGGAACCGGCCGCCGCTGCCCGGACAGCTCCACCCCGGGCTCTCCCTGTCGCGCGACATCCTGGAACTGCTGCACCTCATGGCCCGCCGCATCGGAGCGAAGGGCGTTGCGCTGATGCCCGCGACGTTCTCCGCCGCGTGCGTCTACGAGCGGCGCTTCAGCTTCGTGGACGGCGCCGCGCAGGGGCGCTTCAGCGCCCTTCGCCGCGCGGGCCGCGGTTGGCCCCGGTGGCTCCTGGCGTGGGCCGTGGAGCTGGGCTGCATGCGGGACGCGCAGGGACAGCCAGCCCTCTTCACGCCCACGCCGATGATCAGCCCCCTGTCGCGGCGGCTGGCCCGGCGGCTCGACGCGCGCGGCTGGCACGAGGCCCGGCGCATCCAGGCGAAGCAGGCGCTGTCGCTGGACGAGGAGGCACTCCAGGCGCGCTTCCCCTGGGCCCGCATGCCCCCCGGTCCTCCGCCCGAGAGGATGGTGGAACTGCTCGGGTATGATCCGCTGGCGCCCGCGTCGCCGTTCCAGGATGCCGCGGAGGCAGCGCCCGCTCCGCTGCGCACCGCCGCGACGTCCTGA
- a CDS encoding PhoH family protein, translated as MRKNFILDTNVLLHDPRSIYGFKDNNVIIPIYVIEEIDQFKRDLSELGRNARLVARYLDSFRAEGSLKEGVPLPHGGMLRVAFTDRSLPSSMADSNLVDNRILAVALDLMETEPDTQAVFITKDTNLRIRADALGLSAQDFDTERVEITDLYTGFTELLVPTEMVDQLYKPGGEVELPAQDRLFPNQLVLLKDELNPSHTAMARFHGTKARLVPLARNSKEGTWGIRPRNMEQAFCLDLLLNDDIKLVTIVGKAGTGKTLLAIAAGLQKVTEEGLYHKLLVSRPIFPLGRDIGYLPGSVEEKLNPWMQPIFDNVEFLMNLSRADKKAGRGHHELIDLGLMEIEPLTYIRGRSIPNQFIIVDEAQNLTPHEVKTILTRVGDNTKIILTGDPFQIDNPYVDSTNNGLVHVVNRFKNEKIAGHITMAKGERSMLAELAANLL; from the coding sequence ATGCGAAAGAACTTCATCCTCGACACGAACGTCCTCCTCCATGACCCCCGCAGCATCTACGGGTTCAAGGACAACAACGTCATCATCCCCATCTACGTCATCGAGGAGATCGATCAGTTCAAGCGCGATCTCTCCGAACTGGGGCGCAACGCGCGACTGGTGGCGCGCTACCTGGATTCCTTCCGCGCCGAGGGCTCCCTGAAGGAGGGCGTCCCGCTGCCGCACGGCGGGATGCTCCGCGTGGCCTTCACCGACCGTTCGCTGCCGTCCTCCATGGCGGACAGCAACCTGGTGGACAACCGCATCCTCGCGGTGGCCCTGGACCTGATGGAGACCGAGCCGGACACCCAGGCCGTCTTCATCACCAAGGACACCAACCTGCGCATCCGCGCGGACGCGCTGGGCCTGTCCGCCCAGGACTTCGACACCGAGCGCGTCGAAATCACCGACCTCTACACCGGCTTCACGGAGCTGCTCGTCCCCACGGAGATGGTGGATCAGCTCTACAAGCCCGGCGGCGAGGTGGAGCTGCCGGCCCAGGACCGGCTCTTCCCCAACCAGCTGGTGCTGCTCAAGGACGAGCTGAACCCGTCCCATACCGCCATGGCCCGCTTCCATGGGACCAAGGCGCGGCTCGTGCCGCTCGCGCGCAACAGCAAGGAAGGCACGTGGGGCATCCGGCCGCGCAACATGGAGCAGGCCTTCTGCCTGGACCTGCTGCTCAACGACGACATCAAGCTCGTGACCATCGTCGGCAAGGCGGGCACGGGCAAGACGCTGCTGGCCATCGCCGCGGGCCTGCAGAAGGTGACGGAGGAGGGGCTGTACCACAAGCTGCTGGTCAGCCGTCCCATCTTCCCCCTGGGCAGGGACATCGGCTACCTGCCGGGCAGCGTCGAGGAGAAGCTCAACCCCTGGATGCAGCCCATCTTCGACAATGTCGAGTTCCTCATGAACCTGAGCCGCGCGGACAAGAAGGCCGGGCGCGGGCACCATGAGCTCATCGACCTGGGGCTGATGGAGATCGAACCGCTCACGTACATCCGCGGGCGCAGCATCCCCAACCAGTTCATCATCGTGGACGAGGCGCAGAACCTCACCCCGCACGAGGTGAAGACCATCCTCACCCGCGTGGGCGACAACACGAAGATCATCCTCACCGGCGACCCGTTCCAGATCGACAACCCGTACGTCGACTCGACGAACAACGGGCTCGTGCACGTGGTCAACCGCTTCAAGAACGAGAAGATCGCCGGCCACATCACCATGGCCAAGGGCGAGCGCAGCATGCTGGCCGAGTTGGCGGCCAACCTGTTGTGA